The Porphyromonas sp. oral taxon 275 DNA window CTGTCGCTGCTGCGCTTGACGAAGACGACTTCACGTCCCTTGTAGCGATGTAGGAAGCTCGGGATGACGCGGTCGATCAGGTACTCGGGGTGTGCGTTGACGAGGACGGCCGAGTTCCCCGCCCCGAGCTCCAGCCCGTCGACGCGGCTGAAGGGGACGACATAGTAGCGGTAGCCGCCCGCGCGTGCTAGGGCACCGATCTGCTGCTCATTGACCCCGCCGAAGACGAGATCCATATCCCGCAGCTTGCCCTGCGCGATGTGCCCCGAGAGCGCGTCGTCTGTCGGCGTGTCGAGCGTGGTCAGCTGGATGCTGACGCCCGTCTTCTTGAGCTCGTACATGCCGAGGAGGAAGCCCTCGTAGAACTCTACGTAGCGGCGTCCCTTCGTGAGCGGTAGCAGCAGCGCCACGCGTACCTGCGCCTTGGCCACCTGGTTGGAGGCGATCTCTACGCTCTGAGGCTCAGGGGCAGGGCTGGCCGTGGCGGACTGCTCGGCCTCGGGGCTGGGGATGACGAGCTCCATGCCTACCTTGACATTGGAGGAGGTGACGCCGGGATTGGCACGCAGGAGCTGCTCCAGCTCGATGCCATAGTTCTTACTGATGCGGTAGAGCGTCTCGCCAGCGGCTACGATATGCTTGCGGCTCTCGGCCTTGGGGTTGGTGCTGCTGTGGCTCGTCGCCTCGCTTGGGATCAGGAGCTTGTCCCCGACCTTGATCTGGGTACGTGCCCAGGGATTCAGCTCGTAGATCTTCTCTATGGGGACATTGTAGCGTCGGGAGATGCTGTAGACGGTCTCCTCGCGTACGACCTCATGCTCGCGGATGCGCTTGCTCTGTGCTAGGACGGGGATGCTGATGAGGAGGGCTAGGGTGAGGGCTAGGACGCGGCGCGTCCGCCTAGAGTATGGGCTCATAGCTGTGGGCTGTGCTGATTAGTCGCTGCTCGAGTCGTGGTGCTGCTGCTAGCGGCGTGGCTCTGGGCGCTTACTATTCTTGCTGATGAAGAAGAGAATAAAGACGAGGTTGAGGATGGCAAAGCCGCCCCCGACGAGGACGATCATGCGCTGAGCCTCCGAGAGGAAGGCTAGGGAGACGAGGCACCCGACGGCGACGAGGATGATCAGGATGAGGACGATTTGCTTCAGCAGTTTCATAGGGCTGTGTGGCTAGGGGAAGAGGGTGGGGTGGCTGTGGGTCGGCGACGCCTCGCTCGGGTGACCTAGGCGGCCTGAGTAATAGAAGCTCAGCTGGCCGAGTAAGTTGGGCTCGGCAGCTAAGGTACGATGGCGCTGCGGCTCGGCGCGAGCTCGCCCTGCCGCAGAGTAGCCTTGCCGCGGGGCGAGGTCGTCTCTAGAGCAGGGCGAGGGGTCGATCCCAGAGCCTCGAGGCTATAGGCCAGGGGGAGGCTAAGCTGGGGGCGCAGCGAGGCAGAGGCCATCGTCGGCTAGGCGAACTAGCGCTTGAGTAGACGGTTGAGGTCCGAGACGCGTACGCCCTGCTGTTGGGTAGAGCGCGTCGTCGTGGGGCTCGTGCTGGGAGTGGCCTTGCCCGTGTAGTACTTCAGCGCCGTGGGGAGGTACTCGTTGATGGCGCGGATGCGGTTCTCGTCGCTGGGGTGCGTGCTCATCAGTTCGCTGACCTGCTGGCCGCCCTTGCTAGAGGACATCTTCTGCCAGAAGTTCACGGCGTAGCGTGGATCGTAGCCTGCGATAGCCATGAGGACGAGTCCCATCTTGTCGGCCTCATACTCCTGTTTGCGACCGAAGGGGAGCATCACACCGACCTGAGCACCGATGCCGTAGGTCTGATTGATGAGTGCGCCGAGGGTCGCCGAGCGTGATCCTACTGCAGCGCCGAGGATCTGGCCGCCTGCCTGCAGGAGCATCTGATTGCTGATGCGCTCGTTGGCATGCTTGGCCAGCGCGTGGCTGAGCTCGTGCCCCATGACGGCTGCGAGCTCGTCATCCGCGTGGGCGCCGTTACCTACGAGATTCAGCAGACCGGTGTAGACGACGATCTTGCCGCCAGGCATACAGAAGGCGTTGACCTGCTTGCTATCGACGACGTTGAACTCCCAGCTAAGTGTGGAGAGCATGTCGGTATAGCCGTTCTCCTTGAGATAGGAGTTCGTGGCCGCGGCGAGGCGACGGCCTACCTGGCTGACACGCGCGTTGTAGCTGCTGTTCCTGCTGAGCTGAGCCTGGCTGATGAACTGGCGGTACTGCGTCGCGCTCATCGATAGGATCTCGCCGTCGGATACGAGGCTGAACTGGTTGCGCCCCGTGATGGGCACGGTGCTGCAGGCTGTGAAGAGGAAGAGGGCCGCTGCTGCAGCGCATCCTCTAGATAGGATATTCATCATTCGTACTAATGCTACTGATTGCTTAGGCTGGGCTGTGGGGGCTAGGCTGAGGCCGCAGCCCAGGGGCTTAGGACGTCGTGCCTGAGGCCTCCCGGCCTTACCTTACTTATACTCGGGGCGGTACTTGCCACCTTCTTTGTCCTCGAGGATACCGAGGTAACTGGTGTATCGGGAGGGCGCGATGCGTCCCTCCTCTAGTGCTGATAGAACGGCGCAACCAGGCTCGTGCGTATGCGAGCAGTTGCCGAAGCGGCAGTGTGCGCTCTCTGCGAAGATCTCGGGGAAGTAATGCGAGACCTCTGCCTCCTCCATCTCCAGCATGCCGAAGCCCTTGATCCCCGGCGTGTCGATGAGGTAGCCTCCGCCAGCCGAGGGCAGGGGGATCATCTGCGAGAAGGTCGTGGTATGCATCCCCTTGAAGTGCGCCATAGAGATCTGCCCCGTGCGCAGCTCCGCGCCAGGGATGAGCCTATTGATGAGCGTGCTCTTGCCGACGCCTGAGTGACCGCTGAAGAGGGTTATCTTGCCCTCCAGCCTGCCTAGGAGCTCGTCGACGCCCTCACCTGTGGTGGCAGATACTGCGTGGCAGGGGTAGCCGATGCCGCTGTAGAGCTCGATGAGCTCCTGCATGTACTCCAGCGCCTCGGGGGTATAGAGGTCGACCTTGTTGAAGATCAGCTCCGTCGGTACCCGATAGGCCTCCGCCGTCGCGAGGAAGCGGTCGATGAAGGTCGTGCTGGTCTCGGGGGCAGCGATGGTGCAGACGAGGAAGGAGGCGTCGAGATTCGCCGCTAGGATGTGCGACTCCTTGGAGAGATTGGCCGAGCGACGGATAATGTAGTTGCGTCGCGGCAGGATGTCGCGGATGTAGTGCACCTCGTCCTGCTCGTTGAGCTCGAGCTGGACGAGATCCCCCACTACGATGGGGTTGGTGCTGCGGAAGCCTCTAAGGCGTAGGTTGCCCTTGGCAAGGCAAAGATATTCCTTGCCGTCCTCGGCCCGTACGCCGTAGTGGCTCCCGGTATTCTTGATGACTAGTCCCGTCACACTACAGGGCCTAGATTAGACGGTCATGATTTCCTTCTCCTTGGCGGCGAAGAGCTCGTCGATCTTCTTGATATAGCGATCATGAATCTTCTGCACCTCGGCCTCGGCGTCCTTAGCTACGTCCTCGGGGGTGTTGTCCGCCTTGATGCTCTTCTTGATGGCATCGTTGGTGTCGCGGCGCGCATTGCGTACGGCTACCTTGGCAGCCTCGGCGTCGGCCTTGACCTGCTTGACCAGCTCGCGACGGCGATCCTCGGTGAGGGGCGGGATGCCCAGGCGGATCAGCTCGCCATTGTTCTCAGGCGTGATACCCAGGGGCGAGTTGATGATGGCGCGCTCGATATCGCGGATGATATTCTTCTCCCAGGGGGTGATGACGATACTCTTGGCGTCGGGTACGGTCACGGTACCTACCTGCGTCAGGGGTACGAGGCTGCCATAGTACTCGACCATGATGCCGTCGAGGATCTTGACATTGGCCTTACCAGCACGCACACGTGCCAGCGCCTCCTCGAGGTGCTCTACCGTCTTCTCCATCTGGGCGCCAGCCTGCGCCGTTAGATTCTTCAGTTCGCTCATTGATATGCTTTATAGATTTATGCTTGTCCTTATATATAATGTATCTGTCCCTAGAAGCCCACGTAGGTGCCGATGGACTCGCCGCGCAGCACCTTCAGTAGGTTGCCCGGGGTATCCATATCGAAGACGATGATGGGGAGCTTGTTCTCCATGCACATCGTCGTAGCCGTGAGGTCCATGATCTTCAGCCCGCGCTGATAGATCTCATCGTAGGTGATGCGGTCGTACTTGGTCGCCGTGGGGTCCTTCTCCGGGTCTGCCGTGTAGATCCCATCCACGCGGGTACCCTTGAGCATGACGTCGGCCTTGAGCTCGATGCCGCGCAGCGAGCTACCTGTATCGGTGGTGAAGTAGGGATTGCCCGTACCGCCCGAGAGGATGACGACCTCGCCACGCTCCAGCGCCTCCAGGACGCGGGGCTGTGCGTAGTACTCCCCGATAGGCTCCATGCGTATGGCGGTGAAGACGCGGTTCTTGACGCCGAGAGCTGTCAGTGCAGAGCCTAGGGCGAGGCTATTGATGACCGTGGCGAGCATCCCCATCTGGTCGCCCTGCACGCGATCGAAGCCCTGGGCTGCACCGCTCAGTCCGCGGAAGATGTTGCCCCCGCCGATGACGATCGCTATCTGAATGCCCTGCTCCGAGGCCGCCTTGATGTCGCGGGCGTAGTCGCCCAGGCGATCCGTGTCGATACCATACTGCTTGGCGCCCATCAGAGACTCTCCGCTGAGCTTGAGCAGCACACGCTTGAATGTATTCATACCTTGAGTATATGCTGATTATATATACAAAGTAACGACTTTTCTGCCACACTCCAAGGAGTGCACACCCACTGCGGCGGGCTGTCGTAGGGGGCTGCGGGGCTTGGACGAAGGGCTTGTCTCGGCCCTGCTCGCTTGCCTTGGGTGCAGCTTGCGTGAGGCCTTAGCTTCCTCCGCAAGGGGCTCCACAGGCTGAGGCTTAGGCCGCGCCGCACTGAGGGATATCAGTCAGCACCCCCGAGGGATATCAGTCAGGGCACTCATGGACGTCCCTCAGCCTCGTGAGGGATATCCCTCAGGTCCACCGAGCCTTGCCCTCGAGCGCTCTTGCGAGGCAAGGGGGGCTGGCCTGGAGGACCCTTGGGAGCTACTTGAGACGGGGACTGTGTGGGGCTAATTTGACGACTTCGGCGAGGGGGTGTTTTGAAGTGAAAAAATCTTTACCTTTGTCCAAGACGCAGGGAGCACAGCCTCCTGACGATACTACTGCAGACAAACGAACGTAATTCAGGATATGGATGCAAAGATTCAAGAACTGACCGAGAAGATCTACAACGAAGGGGTAGAGCGAGGACAGACGGAAGCACAGCGACTCATCGCTGAGGCCGAGACCAAAGCCAAGACCATCGAAGCCGACGCACAGGCACGTGCCGCAGCACTCATCGCAGATGCTGAGCGCCGAGCCAAGGAACTCAAGGAGAACACACAGTCCGAGCTGCGCCTCTACAGCGCCCAGCTCGTCGACAGCCTCCGCAGCAGCATCGCTGACCAGATCCAGGGCCAGGTGGCAGAGCAGAATACCAAGGCACTAGCTGTAGATCCCCAGTTCATCCAGGGCCTCGTGGCTCGTATCGTCGAGGGCTTCGACCTCAACCGCGGCGTAGAGATCGCCACGGCTGACGCCGAGGCACTGCGTAGCTACTTCGCGTCCAACGCCAAGCAGCTCCTCGAGCAAGGGGTCAGCATCCGCTCTGTCGCGGGCAAGCCCACAGACTTCACGATCTCCCCTAAGGATGGCAGCTTCAAGATCCAGTTCGGAGAGGCTGAGTTCGCCGAGCTCTTCAAGAGCTTCCTACGTCCCGAGCTGAGCAAGATGCTCTTCTAAGGCCTCACCAGCATCCTTGAGACAAGACCATGGCTAAGTACTACGGCTTAGTATCAGGGCTCCCAGTCTTGACCGCTGAGATGGCGAAGCCTCCCTATACGGCGGAGGAATTCTACCACGAGCTACAGCCTGTCCTCAGCACCGCCGACCGCCAGCTCCTGGAGGCGCTGCGTGCCGAGCGGCTGCATCCTCAGCTCATCGACTGGATCAGCACCGATGCGCTAGCCCCCAGCCCCGAGGGTGACTCTGAGGAGCTGCCCCATGAGGATTCGGACGAGAGCTCTAGGCGCCTCGATGCGCTGCGCTCGATCGCGCAGCGCGCCTCCGAGGGAGCACGCCTCACAGCACCAAAGGGGATCCCCAGCTATCAGGCACGCTTCGTCTACGAGCTCTACTATCGTCCCGCGGCCGATGACTGGCGCGCCGATAGCACCACGCCCGCCCTCATCGAGGAGCTGCGCCACGAGCGTATCGCCCTAGAGGATCGCCTCTCGCGCTACTACTATGAGTGGCTCGGGACGAGCTCCAGCGCCTTCGTCCGTGGCTGGGCTGAGCTGAACAAGAACCTACGTAACATACTCGCGCTCTATACCTGTCGTCGCCTCGGCTGGGACCCTAAGGACTACATCGTAGGCAACGGTGAGGTCGAGGAACTGCTGCGTACCAGCACGAGCAAGGACCTGGGGCTGGGCGATCAGTTGCCCTACCTCAAGGACGTGCTTCGCATCGCTGAGGAGCGTGATATCGCGCGCCGCGAGCGCCTCATCGACCTGCTGAAGTGGCAGTGGATGGATGAGTGGACCTTCGTCCGTGTCTTCGATATAGACAATGTCCTTTGCTACTACCTGCGCCTAGAGATCCTCGGCCGCTGGGTCCAGCTAGACGCCGAGCACGGCGAGGCTACCTTCCGCGGTATCGTACACGGGCTCAAGGGCGAGAGCGCACGCGTCCTCGATGACTTCAGGCACAGCCACCGATAGGCGGCCCCCGAGGGACATCGCAATCACATCGCAACACCGAAGAATACAATCATACATAATGGCAACAAAAGGCATAGTAAAGGGCGTGGTCGGTAACCTCGTGACCATAGAGGCTGACGGTCCTGTGTCTCAGAATGAGATCTGCTACATCACCGTCGCAGGCGTAGACCTCATGAGCGAGGTCATCAAGGTACAGGGCAAGAACGCCTACGCCCAGGTCTTCGAGTCGACGCGTGGCATGCGCATCGGGGACGAAGTCCGCTTCGAGGGGCACATGCTCGAGGTGACGCTCGGCCCAGGGATGCTCTCCAAGAACTACGACGGGCTGCAGAACGACCTCGACAAGATGGAGGGCGTCTTCCTCAGCCGCGGTACCTATACCTATCCCCTAGATGAGGGCAAGCAGTGGGGCTTCTCTCCGCTGGCTCAGCCTGGGGATCGCGTGCAGGCTGGGAGCTGGCTGGGTGAGGTGACGGAGAACTTCCAGTCCATCAAGGTCATGGTCCCCTTCACCTTCGAGGGCCTCTATACCGTCAAGACCATCGCCGCTGCGGGGGACTACACGGTAAAGGAGACCATCGCTGTCCTCACCGACGAGGCAGGGCAGGAGCACCAGGTGACCATGGAGCAGAAGTGGCCCGTCAAGCGCCCCATTAGCTGCTATGCCGAGAAGCCTCGCCCCCATAAGCTTCTCGAGACAGGGGTGCGTATGATCGACACCATGAACCCCATCGTAGAGGGCGGTACGGGCTTCATCCCCGGTCCCTTCGGTACGGGGAAGACCGTGCTCCAGCATGCCATCAGTAAGCAGGCCGAGGCCGACATCGTCATCATCGCTGCCTGCGGGGAGCGTGCCAATGAGGTCGTGGAGGTCTTCAAGGAGTTCCCCGAGCTCAAGGACCCCAACACCGGCCGCCCGCTCATGGAGCGTACCATCATCATCGCTAATACCTCCAACATGCCTGTGGCAGCCCGTGAGGCCTCGGTCTACACCGCGATGACCATCGCCGAGTACTACCGCTCCATGGGGCTAAAGGTGCTGCTGATGGCCGACTCCACCTCCCGCTGGGCTCAGGCGCTGCGTGAGATGTCGAACCGCCTCGAGGAGCTCCCTGGCCCCGACGCCTTCCCTATGGACCTCTCGGCCATCGTGGCGAACTTCTACGCTCGCGCTGGCTTCGTCCACCTCAACAACGGCGCTACGGGCTCCGTGACCTTCATCGGGACGGTATCTCCTGCAGGGGGCAACCTC harbors:
- a CDS encoding V-type ATP synthase subunit A, whose protein sequence is MATKGIVKGVVGNLVTIEADGPVSQNEICYITVAGVDLMSEVIKVQGKNAYAQVFESTRGMRIGDEVRFEGHMLEVTLGPGMLSKNYDGLQNDLDKMEGVFLSRGTYTYPLDEGKQWGFSPLAQPGDRVQAGSWLGEVTENFQSIKVMVPFTFEGLYTVKTIAAAGDYTVKETIAVLTDEAGQEHQVTMEQKWPVKRPISCYAEKPRPHKLLETGVRMIDTMNPIVEGGTGFIPGPFGTGKTVLQHAISKQAEADIVIIAACGERANEVVEVFKEFPELKDPNTGRPLMERTIIIANTSNMPVAAREASVYTAMTIAEYYRSMGLKVLLMADSTSRWAQALREMSNRLEELPGPDAFPMDLSAIVANFYARAGFVHLNNGATGSVTFIGTVSPAGGNLKEPVTENTKKVARCFYALEQERADRKRYPAVNPIDSYSKYLEYPEFQDYMAERIGSGWIAKVGEMKQRLIQGKEISEQINILGDDGVPLDYHITFWKSELIDFVICQQDAFDEIDANCSLERQEYMVDKVMQICRTDFAFEDFVQVGEHFKDLINALKQMSYSVFRSEDFARNEARADELVAQRAKN
- the pyrH gene encoding UMP kinase, with the translated sequence MNTFKRVLLKLSGESLMGAKQYGIDTDRLGDYARDIKAASEQGIQIAIVIGGGNIFRGLSGAAQGFDRVQGDQMGMLATVINSLALGSALTALGVKNRVFTAIRMEPIGEYYAQPRVLEALERGEVVILSGGTGNPYFTTDTGSSLRGIELKADVMLKGTRVDGIYTADPEKDPTATKYDRITYDEIYQRGLKIMDLTATTMCMENKLPIIVFDMDTPGNLLKVLRGESIGTYVGF
- a CDS encoding DUF2764 family protein — encoded protein: MAKYYGLVSGLPVLTAEMAKPPYTAEEFYHELQPVLSTADRQLLEALRAERLHPQLIDWISTDALAPSPEGDSEELPHEDSDESSRRLDALRSIAQRASEGARLTAPKGIPSYQARFVYELYYRPAADDWRADSTTPALIEELRHERIALEDRLSRYYYEWLGTSSSAFVRGWAELNKNLRNILALYTCRRLGWDPKDYIVGNGEVEELLRTSTSKDLGLGDQLPYLKDVLRIAEERDIARRERLIDLLKWQWMDEWTFVRVFDIDNVLCYYLRLEILGRWVQLDAEHGEATFRGIVHGLKGESARVLDDFRHSHR
- a CDS encoding LysM peptidoglycan-binding domain-containing protein, which translates into the protein MSPYSRRTRRVLALTLALLISIPVLAQSKRIREHEVVREETVYSISRRYNVPIEKIYELNPWARTQIKVGDKLLIPSEATSHSSTNPKAESRKHIVAAGETLYRISKNYGIELEQLLRANPGVTSSNVKVGMELVIPSPEAEQSATASPAPEPQSVEIASNQVAKAQVRVALLLPLTKGRRYVEFYEGFLLGMYELKKTGVSIQLTTLDTPTDDALSGHIAQGKLRDMDLVFGGVNEQQIGALARAGGYRYYVVPFSRVDGLELGAGNSAVLVNAHPEYLIDRVIPSFLHRYKGREVVFVKRSSDSEDLFAQELRKALRSAGLPHRSIELGGQSPTLGTTAVLVPVSADRNLAQATISYLERQSSANLTLFGYPQWQSFGGGFQRSLSRYNATIYSSFFFDPTTSESRDFLTQYNHWFSHKIDNTYPKYSVLGYDLARYFIRAYSLYGQGFVKHLNSLPSDGLQLDIYPKVTFTDEQDGVRRSVYTNTRCYLVTYKSSGTIQRDAI
- the frr gene encoding ribosome recycling factor, yielding MEKTVEHLEEALARVRAGKANVKILDGIMVEYYGSLVPLTQVGTVTVPDAKSIVITPWEKNIIRDIERAIINSPLGITPENNGELIRLGIPPLTEDRRRELVKQVKADAEAAKVAVRNARRDTNDAIKKSIKADNTPEDVAKDAEAEVQKIHDRYIKKIDELFAAKEKEIMTV
- a CDS encoding M48 family metallopeptidase, producing MMNILSRGCAAAAALFLFTACSTVPITGRNQFSLVSDGEILSMSATQYRQFISQAQLSRNSSYNARVSQVGRRLAAATNSYLKENGYTDMLSTLSWEFNVVDSKQVNAFCMPGGKIVVYTGLLNLVGNGAHADDELAAVMGHELSHALAKHANERISNQMLLQAGGQILGAAVGSRSATLGALINQTYGIGAQVGVMLPFGRKQEYEADKMGLVLMAIAGYDPRYAVNFWQKMSSSKGGQQVSELMSTHPSDENRIRAINEYLPTALKYYTGKATPSTSPTTTRSTQQQGVRVSDLNRLLKR
- the rsgA gene encoding ribosome small subunit-dependent GTPase A, with amino-acid sequence MTGLVIKNTGSHYGVRAEDGKEYLCLAKGNLRLRGFRSTNPIVVGDLVQLELNEQDEVHYIRDILPRRNYIIRRSANLSKESHILAANLDASFLVCTIAAPETSTTFIDRFLATAEAYRVPTELIFNKVDLYTPEALEYMQELIELYSGIGYPCHAVSATTGEGVDELLGRLEGKITLFSGHSGVGKSTLINRLIPGAELRTGQISMAHFKGMHTTTFSQMIPLPSAGGGYLIDTPGIKGFGMLEMEEAEVSHYFPEIFAESAHCRFGNCSHTHEPGCAVLSALEEGRIAPSRYTSYLGILEDKEGGKYRPEYK